CGGTATAATTTCTGCTGGTGGTACTCTCGGCCGAAAGGATTTCATACCGACACAAGATGCAACAATACATCACGCTTACGAAAAAACGGAGCAATACTTATTGGAAAAACAAATACACCTGAATTCACCCTTATGTATGAGACCAATAACCTTGTTTATGGGCAAACAAATAACCCATATGATCTTTCATGTTCGCCAGGAGGAAGTAGCGGTGGGGCTGCTGCAATCATAGCTGGCAAGGGTTCCCCATTTGATATCGGAAGCGATTATGGGGGAAGTTTACGATATCCGTCTCATTGTTGTGGAATAACCTCAATTAAGCCTACATCCGGACGAGTTCCAAGGACTGGTCACATTCTACCCTTTGGTGGCGTTTTAGATTCTTTTCAACAAATTGGTCCAATGGCTAAATATGTTGAGGATTTGGAGATTATTTTTCCACTCATATCAGGTCCTGATTGGGTAGATCCTTCGATAATTCCGATGCCATTAGGAAGCCCAAAAAAAATTAATGTTACTAAACTAAGGATTGCATTTCATACTGACAATGGCATAATTCCTGCGTCACCTGAAATTTCGCAAATGATACGAAAAATAGCATTAATGCTTAGTGACAGTGGTATCTTGATAGAAGAAGATCGACCAAATGGTATAGAACAATCGTATGAAATTATGATGGATTTGTTATCTGCTGATGGAGGAGCATCAATAAAAAGACTTTTGCAAGAATCAAATACAACGGAACATTCAATTCCATGGCTTAGTCTTGCAAAGCCAATTGATGCTACTGCATTTGATGCCTTGATAATGAAATGGTTTCGGTTTAAAAGTATGATGATGTCCTTTTTTAAAAATTATGACGTAATTTTATCTCCTGTAAATGCTTATCCAGCGTTGCCTCATAGTTCAATACGTGATGATCTGCAAGCATTTAGTTACACCATGACTTATAATCTAACAGGATGGCCTGTTACTGTACTACGAGGAGGAACATCTTCGGAAGGGCTACCAATAGGTTTACAAATCATCACCCAACCTTGGAGAGAAGACATTGCTCTTGCCATAGCAACATATATAGAGAAAGAACTTGGGGAGTTCCAATCTCCCTTGATCTAAAATGTACTTCCATACGTCAATGGCCATTTGAAAGCATTAATTCCGCATAACCACAAAACAAGTTTCTATGCCTGATCCAAATGGCCTAATCTTGTCTCCATTTTTACTTCGCAGTTTCCAAATAAACTATTCTATCCGCCAGTGCATTGGCATCTTCTTGGTCGTGAGTAACAAAGATAGACGTAATGCCTGCTTTTTTTAGGATCTTTTTTAAATCATCCCGAATCTTTATTTGCAAGGGAGCGTCTAGATTGCTAAAGGGCTCGTCCAACAGCAGTACGTCTGGTTGGGGGGCAATAGACCGAGCTAAGGCTACCCTTTGCTGCTGACCTCCGCTTAATTCATGGGGGTAACGCTTTCCGAAATTTTGTAATTCTATCAACGATAACACCTCGTTCACCCTTTGGCCTTGCTGCTGCTTGGTTAGTTTTTTCAGCCCGTATTTAATGTTCTTTTCTACCGTCATGTGTGGGAACAGGGCATAGTCTTGAAACACCATGCTTACACCTCGGTTTTCCGGAAAAATATAGGTGTGGGCATCAAACACTACCTGGTTATTTATTTTAATCATACCACCATTGGGTTTTTCCAGCCCGGCAATCAGCCTTAACACCGTACTTTTGCCACTGCCGCTCGGACCTAAAATGGAGATTATTTCCCCTTCATTAACATCCAGGCTGAAGTTCTTAACGGTCGCGGTTGCGGCATTTTTATAACTGAAATCTAAATCTTTAATTTCAATATACATTAATTTCCCCCCCTGGCTGCTACGTGATGGAAAAAGAAAATGGCAATAAAGCTGATGCTAATAATAATCATTGAAGGGACCGCTGCTTCAACCAACATTTCATCACTGGCGTATTGAAACACTTTTGTGGCCAAGGTGTCAAAATTAAAAGGCCTTAAAAGTAATGTCAACGGCAATTCCTTCAGCACCTCCACAAAAACCAAAACACAACTACTGAAAATGGCTGGCTTAAGCATTGGTAGGTCTACTTTAACAAAGGTTTCAGTGGTGTTGGCCCCCAGCGTGCGAGAGGCTTCAAAAAACTTCTTGCCCACCTTTTCAAACCCGGCTTGGATGGAATTAAAGCCCATGGCTAAAAACCTAATCACATAGGCAAAAATCAGCATGGCAATACTGGTTGTTAAGACCAACCTACCGGCATCCGGATTTAGAAATTGGTAGAACCAGGCTAAATGATTATCAAAATTAATGAATAGCACCATCACCCCAATGGCAATTACTGCCCCGGGGACAGTGTAACCAACGACTGTAATTCTGGCATAAATTTTAGCAACAGTATGGTCGTTCATGCGACAGTAGTTGGCGACAATGGCCGCCATTACAACAATCAACCCCATGGTCACCAATGCCACGAACAAGGAGTTTAACAATAACATCCAAAATTGATAATCGATTATACTATTGTAAGTAATTAAACTCCAGTATAGAAGCTGCAAAGTGGGAATAAGGAAACCAAAGCTAAAAATCAAAAAACAATAGCCAAAAGCCACCATACCTTTAAAGCCTGTGAGTGGCTGGGGTGTAATTGGTCTCACTTTAGTAGTGGTATAGCTGTATTTTTGTCCGCCCCTTAAAAACTTTTCGGTGATTAAGATGGCAGCCACCAGCAGCATTAATATTGCCGCCAGCCTGATTGCGGAGTTGAGATCCCCCATGCCAAACCAGCTTTTAAATATGGCGGTACTAAATGTGGGAATACCAAAATACTGCACCACCCCGTAATCATTTAACACTTCCAACGCCACCAAACTAACGCCGCCAATAATGGCCGCCCGGGAGCAGGGCAAGACAACGGTGAAGAAAATTTCACCGGGCTTGCGTCCCAAAATGCGGGCAGATTCAATTAGCGAGGCTGATTGTTTTTCCAAAAATGCTCGGGTAATGGTGTAAACATAGGGGAAGAGGCAGAGGGTAAAAATGAAAGCTGCCCCTTCTATATTCATAAGGTCAAAGTATTTTTGATTGACATGCAGGTTAAACTGGTTTCTTAATTGCGTTTGAATGATACCGGTATAGCCAAGCATCTCGCTGTATGTATAGGCAGCAATGTTGGCCGGTATTGCCAGCGGCAATATCAACGCCCACTTAAAAAAATTCTTCATTGGGAAGTCGTACGCTGCCACCAGCCAGGACAAGCTGGT
The Bacillota bacterium genome window above contains:
- a CDS encoding iron ABC transporter permease — its product is MKVAVVLQRIKANLDLWSVVSFIFISLILLSSLHVFINLLHPANDTWHHIKDYLLKDYLMNTLKLVSITGITTVLIGTSLSWLVAAYDFPMKNFFKWALILPLAIPANIAAYTYSEMLGYTGIIQTQLRNQFNLHVNQKYFDLMNIEGAAFIFTLCLFPYVYTITRAFLEKQSASLIESARILGRKPGEIFFTVVLPCSRAAIIGGVSLVALEVLNDYGVVQYFGIPTFSTAIFKSWFGMGDLNSAIRLAAILMLLVAAILITEKFLRGGQKYSYTTTKVRPITPQPLTGFKGMVAFGYCFLIFSFGFLIPTLQLLYWSLITYNSIIDYQFWMLLLNSLFVALVTMGLIVVMAAIVANYCRMNDHTVAKIYARITVVGYTVPGAVIAIGVMVLFINFDNHLAWFYQFLNPDAGRLVLTTSIAMLIFAYVIRFLAMGFNSIQAGFEKVGKKFFEASRTLGANTTETFVKVDLPMLKPAIFSSCVLVFVEVLKELPLTLLLRPFNFDTLATKVFQYASDEMLVEAAVPSMIIISISFIAIFFFHHVAARGGN
- a CDS encoding ABC transporter ATP-binding protein, coding for MYIEIKDLDFSYKNAATATVKNFSLDVNEGEIISILGPSGSGKSTVLRLIAGLEKPNGGMIKINNQVVFDAHTYIFPENRGVSMVFQDYALFPHMTVEKNIKYGLKKLTKQQQGQRVNEVLSLIELQNFGKRYPHELSGGQQQRVALARSIAPQPDVLLLDEPFSNLDAPLQIKIRDDLKKILKKAGITSIFVTHDQEDANALADRIVYLETAK